The Tachysurus fulvidraco isolate hzauxx_2018 chromosome 26, HZAU_PFXX_2.0, whole genome shotgun sequence genome segment ATAACAAAGTGAAAGCACTGCAGTGTTCCTGGTTGCTTTTGTGTTCACAACAGATTTGGGGGGGAAAACTGAAATCTTACAGTCACTGCAGTGTTAGAGCATAATACTGACTTTACTTAGTTCATCCACAATGGGGCAGAATTTGCACATCTATGAGGAAGAGCATCTACCatagaagaaaaacatttaccTGAAAGCAATGATGGAGGGGCttcaaatacttcattttggtgaccttttatgcactaatttgGGCTAGATCagcttgtctgctggtatcttaacAAGCACGCTTTTTGAAgcacctaaattatttactgcattgttgtcaaattgcttcctcgtgtaccacctttgtcagtccatacacagttcataagtttaaagaccacactaacaacagaatAGATTTAATGACTCTTAATGCCTCTAGAGTCAATGCctctttgcttgttgctgtatttgtcttgacacTTATGGATTTAGTACACTGGTCAATTCCAACATTCTTGGGTGCAATTTGGAGAATATGTTCACAGCTTCATCCAGGTTGACTGCCATGTCATAGTGTGTATGGATGAGTGCCAGGgatgaatgcatgaatgtgtTCAGTCTCCGGATAATAATATACTAATCATTCCAGATAATTTACCTCAAGCAGTCCGCTTTGAAGTTCTCAGAGGAATAAAGACGCGCACCGAAGGAAAGAAGCATTTGCATTGGCTCCAGTCTGCCGGTATTGGCCAATCACAAAAGTCGATATTGCACAGCCAATATCACTGAATATCccactatgttttttttataattacgCTACGTTTATGGATATTATATTGTAGACTATTGAGTGGATAGAATATAGAaatccttttaaataaaatatatatggaaAGTGTATTGCAAGAACTCTCTCTGAGCTGCACgcgcgacacacacacgcacgcgcgacACACTCGTCCAGATATAATGTATCATTAATTTGAAACAGCAACCCAGGATATTTGTCAcaagcattgattaaaacaatgatgacaataatcacatgaaaaaaagaacTTAAATTCTGGACCATTGGCAATGAAGGGGAAAAACCCGAACCCCCCCTGCCTACAGGCTTGTGTTTAGAGAGGCAGATTAGAAGAGGAATTGAGACCAGTGAAGGTGAAAGTGAAACAGTTCAGCttgttgtgtgtgagttctTCTAAGCAGCAGATAAAGAAGTGAGTAAAGAgctgttaaataatatatttaaatattctatGATATTGGACTTGATTACCTACAtgacatagaaagagaaagacgatgacactgaatctctctctctctctctctctctctctctctctctctctctctctctctctctctctctctctctctctctctctccttttagTCTGAAACTACAGGAAGATAAAGATGGCAAGTAAGTTAAATATACAAAGATTTAATGACTGTCATttctgaatataaatatatatttattcatattaaatattttgttttatagtgTTTAATGTTTTGGGATATGACCATTCAGTCAGAGGATTTTGTCAGTCATCATAAGCCAGTTAACTGTCTGATAAACTCACTGGGTTTCTGTTTCACAAAAcagtattttagatttattctaACATTCAGTGTTTTCCTTTTATTAAACTGATGTATTTGCACCATCTACAAACCTAACAAAAGTGTTTTCTCCATGATGTCATCTTAATATCATGtttctttctgatgttttaAACAGGTCGTTCATCATGGGTAGGTTTATACTACAAATTTCCTCAAATCTTTTCAGTGATGGTAGTCATAGGTACCCTGCATAGATTATTTGCTTATCAGATTAAATTTTAATACAGAGCACAGAAAATGTACTAGAAAgttattaaaaagattttttttatatttcagtggAGTTCCATTTTTAAGTCTGAAGTATCAGGTAAGTATTAAAGGGTCTAAAAGAGAAATCTCTCTTTAGAGGTCTATAAATCTAAAGTGTTTTTTATTGatagtatattaatataaaatttctctCTTTAGTCTAAAtagattttaatgtttttattctgtacatAAACTCCAATAGACAATATTACAGAATAGTACTGAAAGTGACACTATTTTATATTCTGCTGTTGTTTACTAATGATGTTTTTCccttctcttcttttgttctgcacATTATTATAGGAGTAAGTAAATATAATGACTATGTTACACTTTTGGATGGTAATTTACTTTAAATGATATTAGACACTATTTAATCCTTTATGTTTcactatttaatttaaacaccaCCACCCCTCTCCTGTCAGCCATTTTTTGGATTTTCAgaatagctgttttttttttctaatcctCCTGAATTTTTTGTCTAATATccctaaagtgttttattcatccattattatttcttttgccTCTCAAATGCAAAATGAAACCTAGATAAATCATTTTTTTGAatgataatattttaataacagtACAGCAAGCACATTTGAAAACACAATCCACGAATCAATATAAttggtaaaagtaaaaaatagataaagaaataaacaaaatccaaGGTGGGGGTGAAACATATCAAGGCAATCAGGAtttacacaataataaatatcatcaataataaatatcatcatcactgcaataaatataaatgtcctTTTGTAGTGGAAAAGCATGAACTAACCCAGAATAAGAGAGTGCGACCTCTGCTGATGGGAAGAGGAAACATCCACTTATTCACAGAGCTATTACACTGAGGGCttatttctgtttgtgattTCCTTTTTGGTCACAAGTCCAGATGAATGTGATTGATGACATAAGCCACTTATTCTGATTTTGTAGTTTTAGacaaatttaattatattataattaaattcGTAGATGAAGAAACGTTGTTACAGCCTGTGAAAACCACAGGGTGtgtaatttcttcttcttcaactgaaatcaatctctctctctctctctctctctctctctctctctctctctctctctctctggaagtTTTCATGTTTAATGTTTCAGAGGAAAGTGAAAATTCTCAACTTGAGAGAAACCAACAACTGAACCCAGAACACATCGACACTGACAATGTGGAGGACATGGAGCAAAGAAATGAGAGTcatgaaaaaataatgaaacagaatttaaagagaataaaaaaacttctgacagaaaatacacaaacacttcaggagAAGAACAAGACACTGGAAGAGAAGGAGACACTGCTCAAACAGACAAGAGCTGAACTGGACAAAACAATTAAGGCGTTAGAAGACAGTCAGCGACACGTggaggagaaaaacacacaactagagaatctgaacaaactgctgaaggagagagaaacacagcagAAGAACACAGATAAAGAGCTGGAGACCAGTACAAATAAACCGGACACACTGGGACAGGAGCTGCAGGACAAGCAGAGACAACTACACGACATGATGATCGCAGTGGAGCAACAGAAATCTGAGTTAGCAGAAAAAACCAACAGCttgaagagaaagacagacttctaactgagagagagacacagctaatggaaagagacaaagagcttcaggagaaagacagacttcTGGCTGAAATTAGACAAAAACTGGAGATGAAGGACAAGACCCCGGAACCGGAAGTTAAAAGAGAAATAGTCACAgctaaagaaatatatatagtgtgtctGATTATCTGTTAAAAACTATAGACTCTCTACTTTAGTCGAAAATAATCAGATTTGAATGACTTGAATGACGTCTTTTTCTCATGCTATTATTTCTTTCTGGTCTCttttacagaaaaagaaaaaaggtacgaccatcttttttttttgcactgaaacgcagtaaagagataaaatgtatgtcaATCTGGATTTGCCAAATGTTGTATATATTTGCCATTTTATCATAAATGCCAATATTAGAATGAGACTTTCTTCCTAAACCAATATTCTAAGTCACTGTGAAATACTGGTTAAAGGTATATTTTCCAAGATTTTGTTAACAACATCTAAAATCACCTAATATTCAAATGTTAAATATCTATTAAATCACATTTTGCATGTTCTGAGATGTTTCAGGATGACGTAGTTTGTCTATTTATGATTGATTGTAAATCGGGCTACTACTGATCATGTTATTTAGCAGATTTCCTCAACACTTCCTGAAATTGCTCACCACACTACAGGTACATTCAGCTTAACCATTCCAGCTTAAAGCTGtaagcacaaacacaccatgtTGCTGCACTTAACTATAACATGGTGATTGAGAAGAAAAGCTccgtctttatttttttgtaagcctaataatgaaaccccacatgacccgaggtagttcggataagcggtagaaaatgagtgagtgagtgagtaataatGAATCCCTATTGTTTTCACTTATGTTTCAgagttttaacttttttttcctaataaGTGTCAATTTAACTAAAACAAATTTTAGAACCGCAGTCAACAGagtacaaatatacacaaacattcagTATGTGTTGCTTTATTTAATCTATTGTTTTGTGCTTCTCTAAAATAGTTAAATGCTATGAAGTCATTCCTGCAAAGTTACAAGCACCTTGTGAACAGTTCAGAAAAGAACTTAAAAGAATTAGAAAATCTATGAAGATGTCTACAGAGGACAAGTGTAAAGCAGTTCTATATTATGTCCCCAATGTTTCACGAGCTGGAACTGATATCGAGGCTGCACTGCAAAAACTTAACAGCTTTGGAGGTTTGTAATAATCATTTTTGATGATGTGTCTTAattatgatatatatttaagtctttattaatttctttcaaaaaatgtttacagacaAATACATCGCACTAGTGGTGCTCCATCACACATTTGATCGAGAGCTCATTACACCAGACAGCAGCAGAACTGTGACCAGAGACAAAACTATCATTGTTGACTATCTGTTCAGTGAGGACGAGGGACTGTTCTCGTGCCGCAAGAATGACGAAGCGAAAAAAAAGGTTGCAGAGTGGCTTAAGGCTGTGGTATGTATCCTGAAGTACAGTGGGTTTTCCGTCTGTTTGCCCTGCATTAATGTAAAGATATTAGAGCTTAAGAAACAACAGCAGAAGTTAGAGAATAgtttaaaaatattgaaaaatataaaaatctaaaactgTTCTTTTATCCAATCAAGAAGACTTGTATATAGTTTATCActgagttttatataaatattatactcTGTGGACAGTAAGAGACTGTTTATTGTTCAGTGAGCTTATCAATAATCCTTATAGAGCCCCTAAGTGCACTATGCTACCtaagaaacaacaacagaagttaaagaatagtttaaaaatatttcattatgatTTAATTATGCCAAAATGTTCATATTCCATTAAAATGGTGTTTTAAGTACACTATGCTTTATATGCCTCATATTAACATGCATCATTTTCTACTCCACAGAAACATGACAAACAGAACCCTAAGAAAATAAGTCATAcaaccttaataataataataataataataataataataataataataataataataataataataataataataatagtttaatgTTTCTGTCATAACAGTACATCCCTACCTAAATATGCCTCACCTAACATATTCAGCACATTCTTAATTCATTCAGTTACTTTGCATATTTACAAGTTAGGTGCGTAAATAATCACTCTCTAAAGCGAAACAAAGTAGTTACTTTATATATGTTTACTAATGCAACAGtaactattttattaaaaaattgtacTAAAAAGGAGGTGAGGAGCAAttgctaaattatttttaagatgtatttttttgtgtgtttcttgttattttagaaaaaaaaagtgaagccaGTGAGGAAAACAAAG includes the following:
- the LOC125140313 gene encoding adventurous-gliding motility protein Z-like encodes the protein MASRSSWWSSIFKSEVSVFMFNVSEESENSQLERNQQLNPEHIDTDNVEDMEQRNESHEKIMKQNLKRIKKLLTENTQTLQEKNKTLEEKETLLKQTRAELDKTIKALEDSQRHVEEKNTQLENLNKLLKERETQQKNTDKELETSTNKPDTLGQELQDKQRQLHDMMIAVEQQKSELAEKTNSLKRKTDF